A stretch of the Clavibacter sp. B3I6 genome encodes the following:
- a CDS encoding thioredoxin family protein, which yields MATGPAATDGVRVVMYSSLFCVPCQATRKVLAEVQRLLPRLPVEELDVAAHPDRAEEEGIRSTPTILVLADDREVLRAEGVPTAPQVLQAVARAMDAAAMPAAPPAPGPSDPA from the coding sequence GTGGCGACGGGGCCCGCGGCGACCGACGGCGTGCGCGTCGTCATGTACTCGTCGCTCTTCTGCGTCCCCTGCCAGGCGACGCGCAAGGTGCTCGCGGAGGTCCAGCGGCTGCTGCCCCGGCTCCCCGTCGAGGAGCTCGACGTGGCGGCGCATCCGGACCGGGCCGAGGAGGAGGGCATCCGCTCCACGCCCACGATCCTCGTGCTGGCGGACGACCGCGAGGTCCTCCGCGCCGAGGGCGTCCCGACCGCGCCGCAGGTCCTCCAGGCGGTCGCGCGGGCGATGGACGCGGCGGCCATGCCCGCGGCGCCTCCCGCTCCGGGGCCGTCGGACCCCGCGTAG
- a CDS encoding SCO4848 family membrane protein yields MITLLAVLLVVNGVWNVVVWPQFLKRVARDPRARAADGSRTPFFTVHLVLVSVSLLLALVSIVAAGAAFLS; encoded by the coding sequence GTGATCACCCTCCTGGCCGTCCTCCTGGTCGTCAACGGCGTCTGGAACGTCGTCGTCTGGCCGCAGTTCCTCAAGCGCGTCGCCCGGGATCCCCGGGCCCGCGCCGCCGACGGCTCCCGCACCCCGTTCTTCACGGTGCACCTGGTGCTGGTGTCGGTGTCGCTCCTCCTCGCGCTCGTCTCGATCGTCGCCGCCGGCGCGGCGTTCCTCTCCTGA
- the orn gene encoding oligoribonuclease, protein MGNNADRLVWIDCEMTGLDLAIDELVEVAVVVTDFDLVPVDDGFSIVINPDPAALANMGEFVTDMHRSSGLLDEIPAGVSLADAEFAVIEYLLQHVPTGGKAPIAGNTIGTDRAFLAKYMPRVDAHLHYRSVDVSSIKVLAKEWFPRIYFNSPAKNGGHRALADILESIRELEYYRRAAFVPAPGPATEDVQAISADVTSAWAPRL, encoded by the coding sequence ATGGGCAACAACGCTGACCGGCTGGTATGGATCGACTGCGAGATGACGGGGCTCGACCTCGCGATCGACGAGCTGGTGGAGGTCGCGGTGGTCGTCACCGACTTCGACCTCGTGCCCGTGGACGACGGCTTCAGCATCGTGATCAACCCGGACCCCGCGGCGCTCGCCAACATGGGCGAGTTCGTCACCGACATGCACCGCTCCTCCGGCCTCCTCGACGAGATCCCCGCGGGCGTCAGCCTCGCCGACGCCGAGTTCGCGGTGATCGAGTACCTGCTGCAGCACGTGCCCACCGGCGGCAAGGCCCCCATCGCCGGCAACACCATCGGCACCGACCGCGCGTTCCTCGCCAAGTACATGCCCCGGGTCGACGCGCACCTCCACTACCGGAGCGTCGACGTCTCCTCCATCAAGGTGCTGGCGAAGGAGTGGTTCCCCCGGATCTACTTCAACTCCCCCGCGAAGAACGGCGGCCACCGCGCCCTCGCCGACATCCTCGAGTCGATCCGGGAGCTCGAGTACTACCGTCGGGCCGCCTTCGTGCCGGCGCCCGGGCCCGCGACCGAGGACGTGCAGGCCATCTCCGCGGACGTCACGTCCGCGTGGGCCCCGCGGCTGTAG
- a CDS encoding metallopeptidase family protein, with translation MLHCDPEDFERLVVDELDELPDEMVEGLDNVVFVVEDRPEDGSLDLLGLYDGVAMTERGQYGFGEMPDRIVVYREPHLHEAEDLDDLRDLVHVTLVHEIAHFHGIDDDRLHELGWA, from the coding sequence GTGCTGCACTGCGATCCCGAGGACTTCGAGCGACTGGTGGTCGACGAGCTCGACGAGCTGCCGGACGAGATGGTCGAGGGCCTCGACAACGTCGTCTTCGTCGTCGAGGACCGGCCCGAGGACGGATCGCTCGACCTCCTGGGGCTCTACGACGGCGTGGCCATGACGGAGCGCGGCCAGTACGGGTTCGGCGAGATGCCCGACCGGATCGTCGTGTACCGCGAGCCGCACCTGCACGAGGCGGAGGACCTGGACGACCTGCGCGACCTCGTCCACGTCACGCTCGTGCACGAGATCGCGCACTTCCACGGCATCGACGACGACCGGCTGCACGAGCTCGGCTGGGCCTGA
- a CDS encoding ATP-binding protein: MPPDAGERRPALVLVDGPSGSGKSTLADALIRDGDPDARLAPGAQLLRLDDVYPGWDGLEAASRHLEAVLPEMRPGGRPRWRRWDWAADAPAGWHDLDPTRPLVVEGCGSLTRVTARLATHRVWVEADDAVRRARAIARDGASFAVEWERWDAQWRAHLAREDPRALADVVVRTDAVTTAG; this comes from the coding sequence TTGCCGCCTGACGCGGGGGAGCGGCGTCCGGCGCTGGTCCTCGTCGACGGCCCGTCCGGATCCGGCAAGTCCACCCTCGCCGACGCCCTCATCCGCGACGGGGACCCGGACGCTCGCCTCGCGCCCGGGGCCCAGCTCCTCCGCCTCGACGACGTCTACCCGGGCTGGGACGGTCTCGAGGCCGCCTCGCGTCACCTCGAGGCCGTGCTGCCGGAGATGCGTCCGGGCGGGCGGCCGCGCTGGCGCCGCTGGGACTGGGCGGCCGACGCCCCCGCGGGGTGGCACGACCTGGATCCGACCCGCCCGCTCGTCGTCGAGGGCTGCGGCTCCCTCACCCGCGTCACCGCCCGCCTCGCCACCCACCGGGTCTGGGTGGAGGCCGACGACGCCGTGCGCCGAGCCCGCGCCATCGCCCGCGACGGCGCGTCCTTCGCCGTCGAATGGGAGCGGTGGGACGCCCAGTGGCGCGCCCACCTCGCCCGGGAGGACCCGCGCGCCCTGGCCGACGTCGTCGTGCGCACGGACGCCGTCACGACGGCCGGGTAG
- a CDS encoding energy-coupling factor transporter transmembrane protein EcfT: MSAAPPEVLPASRATGLASVNPVARLAAALALTLVLVLSLDVVSAGTALLLELLLLPATGIRPRALLVRGIPVWIAAPGAGITILLYGRTSGDVYAQFLLVVISEGSMLLAVATTLRVLAIGVASLILFSSVDPTDLADGLAQVWRLPSRFVLGALAGVRLVGLLLDDWRSLELARRARGVADRGRVRRFAGQAFALLVLSIRRGSKLATAMEARGFGGPGARTWARPSVVGRREALVLVVAVLVAAVAVAASVATGTWDFVAA, encoded by the coding sequence ATGAGCGCCGCGCCGCCCGAGGTCCTGCCCGCCTCCCGCGCCACGGGCCTCGCGTCGGTGAACCCGGTCGCCCGGCTCGCGGCGGCCCTCGCGCTGACGCTCGTCCTGGTGCTCAGCCTCGACGTCGTGTCCGCCGGCACGGCCCTCCTGCTGGAGCTGCTGCTCCTGCCCGCCACCGGGATCCGGCCGCGCGCCCTCCTCGTGCGCGGCATCCCCGTCTGGATCGCGGCGCCCGGCGCGGGGATCACGATCCTGCTCTACGGCCGCACGTCGGGCGACGTCTACGCCCAGTTCCTCCTCGTGGTGATCAGCGAGGGCTCCATGCTGCTCGCGGTCGCGACCACGCTCCGGGTCCTGGCGATCGGCGTGGCGTCGCTGATCCTCTTCTCCTCCGTCGACCCGACGGACCTCGCCGACGGCCTCGCGCAGGTGTGGCGCCTGCCGTCGCGCTTCGTCCTCGGGGCCCTCGCGGGCGTGCGGCTGGTCGGCCTCCTGCTCGACGACTGGCGGTCCCTGGAGCTCGCCCGCCGTGCGCGCGGCGTGGCCGACCGGGGCCGCGTCCGCCGCTTCGCCGGGCAGGCGTTCGCACTGCTCGTGCTCTCGATCCGCCGCGGCAGCAAGCTCGCGACCGCGATGGAGGCGCGCGGGTTCGGCGGTCCGGGGGCCCGGACCTGGGCCCGGCCCAGCGTCGTCGGGCGGCGCGAGGCCCTCGTGCTGGTCGTCGCGGTCCTGGTGGCCGCCGTCGCGGTGGCCGCGTCGGTGGCGACCGGGACGTGGGACTTCGTTGCCGCCTGA
- a CDS encoding ABC transporter ATP-binding protein → MRRPGRGATPARVPLPGVEASADVRGGASVRAAGWGWRHAGRSAWAVRDVDMAIEPGERVLLLGASGAGKTTLMHALAGVLGGDDEGETRGSLLVDGRDPASRRGRAGLVLQDPDAQVILSRVGDDVAFGCENLGVPRDEIWPRVRAALDAVGLDVALDRSTSALSGGQKQRLALAGVLAMRPGLLLLDEPTANLDPEGVGEVRRAVEAVVEATGATLVVIEHRVAVWRDLVDRVVVLAADGGILADGAPDDVLREQGASLAAAGVWVPGREPAAPVRVPAAPVPLVRAEGLAVGRGRGATVAGDIGVGLSAGRITALTGPNGGGKSTLALTLGGLLPPLAGRVLAEPRLADGLAEDPAAWRSRELAARIGTVFQDPEHQFLAGTVRAELEVGPRAVGMDPAESARRVDELLARLRLDGLARANPFTLSGGEKRRLSVATALATAPRLLVLDEPTFGQDARTWAELVALLADLVDREGVGVLAVTHDADLVRALADDVLRLDPVPGGPARLEVVR, encoded by the coding sequence GTGCGGCGTCCGGGCCGCGGGGCGACGCCCGCCCGCGTCCCGCTCCCCGGCGTCGAGGCGTCGGCCGACGTCCGCGGCGGGGCGTCCGTCCGCGCCGCCGGCTGGGGCTGGCGCCACGCCGGCCGGAGCGCCTGGGCCGTGCGCGACGTCGACATGGCGATCGAGCCGGGGGAGCGCGTGCTCCTGCTCGGCGCGTCCGGGGCCGGCAAGACGACGCTCATGCACGCGCTGGCCGGCGTCCTCGGCGGCGACGACGAGGGCGAGACCCGGGGATCCCTGCTCGTGGACGGCCGCGACCCGGCGTCACGTCGGGGCCGGGCCGGGCTCGTGCTGCAGGACCCGGACGCGCAGGTGATCCTCTCCCGCGTGGGCGACGACGTCGCGTTCGGCTGCGAGAACCTCGGCGTCCCGCGCGACGAGATCTGGCCGCGCGTGCGCGCGGCCCTCGACGCCGTCGGCCTCGACGTCGCCCTCGACCGCTCGACGTCCGCGCTGTCGGGCGGGCAGAAGCAGCGGCTCGCCCTCGCCGGCGTGCTGGCGATGCGGCCCGGGCTCCTCCTCCTCGACGAGCCCACCGCGAACCTCGATCCCGAGGGCGTCGGCGAGGTCCGCCGGGCCGTGGAGGCGGTGGTCGAGGCGACGGGCGCGACGCTCGTCGTCATCGAGCACCGCGTCGCCGTGTGGCGGGATTTGGTCGACCGCGTGGTCGTCCTCGCCGCCGACGGCGGGATCCTCGCCGACGGCGCACCGGACGACGTCCTCCGCGAGCAGGGCGCGTCGCTCGCCGCGGCCGGCGTGTGGGTCCCGGGGCGCGAGCCCGCGGCGCCCGTCCGCGTGCCCGCCGCCCCCGTGCCGCTCGTGCGGGCGGAGGGCCTGGCCGTCGGGCGGGGTCGCGGCGCCACGGTGGCCGGGGACATCGGCGTCGGCCTCTCCGCCGGCCGGATCACCGCGCTCACCGGTCCCAACGGCGGCGGGAAGAGCACGCTCGCCCTGACGCTCGGCGGTCTGCTGCCCCCGCTCGCGGGCCGCGTCCTCGCCGAGCCGCGGCTGGCCGACGGCCTGGCCGAGGATCCCGCCGCCTGGCGCTCCCGCGAGCTCGCCGCCCGCATCGGCACCGTGTTCCAGGATCCCGAGCACCAGTTCCTCGCCGGCACCGTGCGCGCGGAGCTCGAGGTCGGCCCGCGCGCCGTGGGCATGGACCCGGCGGAGTCCGCGCGCCGCGTCGACGAGCTGCTCGCCCGCCTGCGGCTCGACGGCCTCGCGCGGGCGAACCCGTTCACGCTCTCCGGCGGGGAGAAGCGGCGCCTGTCGGTGGCGACGGCCCTCGCGACCGCCCCGCGCCTCCTCGTCCTCGACGAGCCGACCTTCGGGCAGGACGCCCGCACGTGGGCCGAGCTCGTAGCGCTCCTCGCCGACCTGGTCGACCGCGAGGGCGTCGGGGTCCTCGCCGTCACGCACGACGCGGACCTCGTGCGGGCGCTCGCGGACGACGTGCTGCGCCTCGATCCCGTCCCCGGCGGCCCGGCGCGCCTCGAGGTCGTGCGATGA
- a CDS encoding ECF transporter S component gives MTASPSSTASASVDADPRVPRSGLRARWRVIDIVVASVLGVASGLVFVVWNTASVPVGGLFEPLLPGLQALAGGGWLFAGVLTGIVIRKPGAALYGELLAAFVSMLVGNVWGVGTLLSGLTQGLGAELVLLVFLYANWRAYVAVLAGMGAGLAMAITDLITYYPGSGPLFVAVYTGAALVSGALIAGLLSWIVARALARTGALSRFASGRDTAARV, from the coding sequence GTGACCGCATCACCCTCGTCCACCGCATCCGCCTCCGTCGACGCGGACCCCCGCGTCCCGCGCTCCGGGCTCCGCGCCCGATGGCGCGTCATCGACATCGTCGTGGCCAGCGTCCTCGGCGTCGCCTCCGGGCTCGTCTTCGTCGTGTGGAACACGGCGTCCGTCCCCGTGGGCGGCCTCTTCGAGCCCCTGCTCCCGGGTCTCCAGGCCCTCGCTGGCGGCGGCTGGCTCTTCGCCGGCGTCCTCACCGGCATCGTGATCCGCAAGCCCGGCGCCGCCCTCTACGGGGAGCTGCTGGCGGCGTTCGTCTCGATGCTCGTCGGCAACGTCTGGGGCGTCGGGACGCTGCTCTCGGGCCTGACGCAGGGCCTCGGCGCGGAGCTCGTCCTCCTCGTCTTCCTCTACGCGAACTGGCGGGCCTACGTCGCCGTCCTCGCCGGGATGGGGGCGGGGCTCGCCATGGCGATCACCGACCTCATCACCTACTACCCGGGGTCCGGCCCGCTGTTCGTCGCGGTCTACACCGGCGCCGCGCTCGTGTCCGGCGCCCTGATCGCGGGCCTGCTGTCCTGGATCGTGGCGCGGGCGCTCGCCCGCACGGGCGCCCTGTCGCGCTTCGCCTCGGGCCGCGACACCGCGGCCCGCGTCTGA
- the glgX gene encoding glycogen debranching protein GlgX, producing the protein MHTWPGNPYPLGATFDGSGTNFALFSEIADAVQLCLIDEDGTETRVDVTEVDAHVWHCYLPHVQPGQRYGYRVTAPYAPADGHRSNPEKLLLDPYAKATCGEFDWHPSLFAYEFGDPSSRNDEDSAPHMMLGVVVNPFFDWDGDRLPRTPYSETVVYEAHVKGLTQLHPRIPEELRGTYAGIAHPAVIDHLQHLGVTAIELMPVHQFVQDNTLLEKGLRNYWGYNTIGFFAPHNAYSSTGELGQQVQEFKSMVRALHAAGIEVILDVVYNHTAEGNHLGPTLSFKGIDNQAYYRLMEDDPTYYMDYTGTGNSLNVRHPHSLQLIMDSLRYWVTEMHVDGFRFDLASALAREFYDVDKLATFFELVQQDPVVSQVKLIAEPWDVGPGGYQVGNFPPQWTEWNGKYRDTVRDFWRGEASSLGEFAARITGSADLYEHSGRRPVASINFITAHDGFTIADLVSYDEKHNEANGEDNNDGESHNRSWNMGVEGPTDDPTIATLRGRQQRNMLATMLLSQGVPMILHGDELGRTQHGNNNTYAQDNEISWVHWDQADQPLAEFTASVVRLRKEHPTFRRGRFFDGRPVRRGEGEPLPDIVWLDADATPMVDDDWESGLRAIGMFLNGNGIRGRDRRGEDIYDTHFLLYFNAHDEPVSFTLPSDEYADAWETVIDTAGVGADSTALRASSVVDVAAKALVVLRAYTEPEVEPDHSVAASLAVLTHSQADRPAADPRSDIS; encoded by the coding sequence TTGCACACCTGGCCCGGAAACCCCTACCCCCTCGGCGCGACCTTCGACGGGAGCGGCACGAACTTCGCCCTCTTCAGCGAGATCGCCGACGCGGTGCAGCTGTGCCTCATCGACGAGGACGGCACGGAGACCCGCGTGGACGTGACCGAGGTCGACGCGCACGTCTGGCACTGCTACCTCCCGCACGTGCAGCCGGGCCAGCGCTACGGCTACCGGGTGACCGCGCCCTACGCGCCGGCGGACGGCCACCGGTCGAACCCCGAGAAGCTCCTGCTGGACCCCTACGCCAAGGCCACCTGCGGCGAGTTCGACTGGCACCCGTCGCTCTTCGCCTACGAGTTCGGCGACCCGTCGAGCCGCAACGACGAGGACTCGGCTCCGCACATGATGCTCGGCGTCGTGGTCAACCCGTTCTTCGACTGGGACGGCGACCGCCTCCCCCGCACGCCCTACAGCGAGACCGTCGTCTACGAGGCGCACGTCAAGGGGCTCACCCAGCTGCACCCGCGGATCCCGGAGGAGCTGCGCGGCACGTACGCCGGCATCGCGCACCCCGCGGTCATCGACCACCTGCAGCACCTCGGCGTCACCGCCATCGAGCTCATGCCCGTGCACCAGTTCGTGCAGGACAACACGCTGCTGGAGAAGGGCCTCCGCAACTACTGGGGCTACAACACGATCGGCTTCTTCGCGCCGCACAACGCGTACTCGTCCACGGGCGAGCTCGGCCAGCAGGTGCAGGAGTTCAAGTCCATGGTGCGGGCGCTGCACGCGGCCGGCATCGAGGTCATCCTCGACGTGGTCTACAACCACACGGCCGAGGGCAACCACCTCGGGCCGACCCTGTCGTTCAAGGGCATCGACAACCAGGCCTACTACCGGCTCATGGAGGACGACCCCACCTACTACATGGACTACACGGGCACCGGGAACTCGCTCAACGTCCGCCACCCGCACTCGCTGCAGCTGATCATGGACTCGCTGCGCTACTGGGTGACGGAGATGCACGTCGACGGCTTCCGCTTCGACCTCGCGTCGGCGCTCGCGCGCGAGTTCTACGACGTCGACAAGCTCGCCACCTTCTTCGAGCTCGTGCAGCAGGACCCGGTGGTGTCGCAGGTCAAGCTCATCGCGGAGCCGTGGGACGTCGGCCCCGGCGGGTACCAGGTGGGAAACTTCCCGCCCCAGTGGACCGAGTGGAACGGCAAGTACCGCGACACCGTGCGCGACTTCTGGCGCGGCGAGGCCTCGTCCCTCGGGGAGTTCGCGGCGCGGATCACGGGCTCCGCCGACCTCTACGAGCACTCCGGCCGCCGGCCGGTCGCGTCGATCAACTTCATCACCGCGCACGACGGCTTCACCATCGCCGACCTGGTCTCGTACGACGAGAAGCACAACGAGGCCAACGGCGAGGACAACAACGACGGCGAGAGCCACAACCGCTCCTGGAACATGGGCGTGGAGGGGCCGACGGACGACCCGACGATCGCCACGCTGCGCGGCCGCCAGCAACGCAACATGCTCGCCACGATGCTGCTCTCGCAGGGCGTGCCGATGATCCTGCACGGCGACGAGCTCGGCCGCACCCAGCACGGCAACAACAACACCTACGCGCAGGACAACGAGATCAGCTGGGTGCACTGGGACCAGGCGGACCAGCCGCTCGCGGAGTTCACCGCCAGCGTCGTGCGCCTCCGGAAGGAGCACCCGACCTTCCGGCGCGGGCGCTTCTTCGACGGCCGGCCCGTGCGCCGCGGCGAGGGCGAGCCGCTCCCCGACATCGTGTGGCTCGACGCCGACGCCACGCCGATGGTCGACGACGACTGGGAGTCCGGCCTCCGCGCCATCGGCATGTTCCTCAACGGCAACGGCATCCGCGGACGCGACCGCCGCGGCGAGGACATCTACGACACCCACTTCCTCCTCTACTTCAACGCCCACGACGAGCCGGTGTCCTTCACGCTCCCGTCGGACGAGTACGCGGACGCGTGGGAGACCGTGATCGACACCGCGGGCGTCGGAGCCGACTCGACGGCCCTCCGCGCGAGTAGCGTCGTGGATGTGGCGGCCAAGGCGCTCGTGGTGCTGCGCGCCTACACCGAGCCCGAGGTGGAGCCCGACCACTCGGTCGCGGCGAGCCTCGCCGTCCTCACCCACTCGCAGGCCGACCGGCCCGCCGCAGATCCAAGGAGCGACATCAGTTGA
- the treY gene encoding malto-oligosyltrehalose synthase, with amino-acid sequence MRTPISTYRFQVRESFDLAAVAEQLPYVKDLGADWVYLSPILTAEPGSDHGYDVVDHSQVDPTRGGAAGLKAVADRAHELGMGVLVDIVPNHVGVATPAESLWWWDLLTHGTASRYADAFDIDWDFGGGKVRIPVLGDDELDQLTLVRGDDGTVELRYYDQRFPVAPGTAEDAADARAVHERQSYELVNWRRADAELNYRRFFAVNTLAGIRVELPRVFEESHEEISRWFREGLADGLRVDHPDGLLDPKGYLDDLARITGGAYVLVEKILEPGETLPTDWATAGTTGYDALAEIDRVLVDPDGQVELDHLDAALRGLPQGELASWADMIRGTKRGIADGILRSEVLRLERLVEDAPADAADAIAELLATFPVYRSYLPGGIEHLEQAADAARLSRPDLVATIDALMPQLSDPTTLVAQRFQQTSGMVMAKGVEDTAFYRYSRLVSLNEVGADPSIFAIDVDDFHARQQERQRIAPHAMTTLSTHDTKRGEDVRARIDVLSETPEAWREALGQLREVAPTGDGPFENLLWQTLVGTWPASRERLHAYAEKASREAGDSTTWTAPDEAFEERMHALVDAAFDDPRARTIVAGLYDRLSGPGWSNALAAKAIQLTAPGMPDVYQGSELWETSLVDPDNRRAVDFGMRRSALDAVRKGAEPAIDETGAAKLLVTARALRLRRDHPELFTGYEPVHATGDAASHVIAFDRGGAITVATRLPVGLETGGGWGTTTLTLPEGELVDHVSGRRIDGGRVSVAALLADYPVAILAPASTAADLTPGS; translated from the coding sequence TTGAGAACCCCCATCTCCACCTACCGGTTCCAGGTGCGGGAGTCGTTCGACCTCGCCGCCGTGGCCGAGCAGCTGCCCTACGTGAAGGACCTCGGCGCGGACTGGGTGTACCTCAGCCCGATCCTCACCGCCGAGCCCGGATCCGACCACGGCTACGACGTCGTCGACCACTCGCAGGTCGACCCGACGCGCGGCGGTGCCGCGGGCCTGAAGGCCGTCGCCGACCGGGCCCACGAGCTGGGGATGGGCGTGCTCGTCGACATCGTCCCGAACCACGTCGGCGTCGCCACGCCCGCGGAGAGCCTGTGGTGGTGGGACCTCCTCACGCACGGCACCGCGAGCCGCTACGCGGACGCCTTCGACATCGACTGGGACTTCGGCGGCGGCAAGGTGCGGATCCCCGTGCTCGGCGACGACGAGCTCGACCAGCTCACGCTGGTCCGCGGCGACGACGGCACGGTCGAGCTCCGCTACTACGACCAGCGGTTCCCGGTCGCGCCCGGCACGGCCGAGGACGCGGCGGACGCCCGCGCGGTGCACGAGCGCCAGTCCTACGAGCTGGTCAACTGGCGCCGTGCCGACGCCGAGCTCAACTACCGCCGCTTCTTCGCGGTGAACACGCTCGCGGGCATCCGCGTCGAGCTGCCGCGGGTCTTCGAGGAGTCGCACGAGGAGATCTCCCGCTGGTTCCGCGAGGGCCTCGCCGACGGCCTCCGCGTCGACCACCCGGACGGCCTGCTCGACCCGAAGGGCTACCTCGACGACCTGGCGCGGATCACGGGCGGCGCGTACGTGCTCGTGGAGAAGATCCTCGAGCCCGGCGAGACGCTGCCCACCGACTGGGCGACCGCCGGCACCACCGGCTACGACGCGCTCGCGGAGATCGACCGCGTGCTCGTCGACCCCGACGGCCAGGTCGAGCTCGACCACCTCGACGCCGCGCTCCGCGGCCTGCCCCAGGGGGAGCTCGCGAGCTGGGCCGACATGATCCGCGGCACGAAGCGCGGCATCGCCGACGGCATCCTCCGCAGCGAGGTGCTCCGCCTCGAGCGCCTCGTGGAGGACGCGCCCGCCGACGCCGCCGACGCGATCGCCGAGCTGCTCGCCACCTTCCCCGTCTACCGCAGCTACCTGCCCGGCGGGATCGAGCACCTGGAGCAGGCCGCCGACGCCGCGCGCCTCAGCCGACCCGACCTCGTCGCGACCATCGACGCGCTCATGCCGCAGCTGTCCGACCCGACGACGCTCGTGGCCCAGCGCTTCCAGCAGACGAGCGGCATGGTGATGGCGAAGGGCGTCGAGGACACGGCGTTCTACCGCTACTCGCGCCTCGTCTCGCTGAACGAGGTCGGCGCCGACCCGTCGATCTTCGCCATCGACGTCGACGACTTCCACGCGCGCCAGCAGGAGCGCCAGCGCATCGCGCCGCACGCGATGACCACGCTCTCCACGCACGACACCAAGCGCGGCGAGGACGTGCGCGCCCGCATCGACGTGCTCTCCGAGACGCCCGAGGCCTGGCGCGAGGCGCTCGGCCAGCTGCGCGAGGTCGCCCCCACCGGCGACGGCCCGTTCGAGAACCTGCTCTGGCAGACGCTCGTCGGCACGTGGCCCGCCTCACGTGAGCGCCTGCACGCCTACGCCGAGAAGGCCTCCCGCGAGGCCGGCGACTCGACGACGTGGACCGCGCCCGACGAGGCCTTCGAGGAGCGGATGCACGCCCTCGTCGACGCCGCCTTCGACGACCCGCGCGCCCGCACCATCGTCGCGGGCCTCTACGACCGGCTCTCCGGTCCCGGCTGGTCGAACGCGCTGGCGGCGAAGGCCATCCAGCTCACGGCCCCGGGCATGCCCGACGTGTACCAGGGCAGCGAGCTGTGGGAGACGAGCCTCGTGGATCCCGACAACCGCCGCGCGGTCGATTTCGGCATGCGCCGATCCGCCCTCGACGCCGTGCGGAAGGGCGCCGAGCCCGCCATCGACGAGACCGGCGCCGCGAAGCTCCTGGTCACCGCGCGGGCGCTCCGCCTCCGCCGCGACCACCCGGAGCTGTTCACCGGCTACGAGCCCGTGCACGCGACCGGCGACGCCGCGTCCCACGTGATCGCCTTCGACCGGGGCGGCGCGATCACGGTCGCGACCCGCCTCCCCGTGGGCCTCGAGACCGG